From the genome of Carassius gibelio isolate Cgi1373 ecotype wild population from Czech Republic chromosome B10, carGib1.2-hapl.c, whole genome shotgun sequence, one region includes:
- the LOC127966343 gene encoding serine/threonine-protein phosphatase 2A 55 kDa regulatory subunit B alpha isoform: MAGAGGGGNDVQWCFSQVKGAIDDDVAEADIISTVEFNHSGELLATGDKGGRVVIFQQETENKSQSQFRSEYNVYSTFQSHEPEFDYLKSLEIEEKINKIRWLPQKNAAQFLLSTNDKTIKLWKISERDKRPEGYNLKEEDGRYRDAATITTLRVPVFRPMDLMVEASPRRVFANAHTYHINSISVNSDNETYLSADDLRINLWHLEITDRSFNIVDIKPANMEELTEVITAAEFHPHQCNTFVYSSSKGTIRLCDMRASALCDKHSKLFEEPEDPSNRSFFSEIISSISDVKFSHNGRYMMTRDYLSVKIWDLNMENRPVETYQVHEYLRSKLCSLYENDCIFDKFECCWNGNDSVVMTGSYNNFFRMLDRSQRRDVTLEASRESCKPRQVLKPRRVCAGGKRKKDEISVDSLDFNKKILHTAWHPQENIIAVATTNNLYIFQEKVN; the protein is encoded by the exons CCGACATCATCTCTACTGTGGAGTTCAACCACTCAGGGGAGCTGCTAGCCACAGGGGATAAAGGCGGCCGAGTTGTCATCTTCCAGCAAGAGACTGAG AACAAGAGTCAGTCACAGTTCCGTAGTGAATACAATGTTTACAGCACATTTCAGAGCCACGAGCCTGAGTTTGACTACCTGAAGAGCTTGGAAATCGAGGAAAAGATTAACAAGATCCGCTGGCTACCACAAAAGAACGCTGCACAATTTTTGTTGTCCACAAATG ATAAAACTATAAAGTTGTGGAAGATCAGTGAACGTGACAAGAGACCAGAGGGATACAATCTTAAAGAGGAGGATGGGCGCTACAGAGATGCTGCTACCATCACAACTCTACGG GTGCCAGTATTCAGGCCTATGGATCTCATGGTGGAGGCCAGTCCACGGCGGGTCTTTGCCAACGCCCACACCTACCACATCAACTCCATCTCGGTCAACAGCGACAACGAGACCTATCTGTCTGCAGACGACTTGCGCATCAACCTGTGGCACTTAGAGATCACTGACCGCAGCTTCA ACATTGTGGACATTAAACCAGCCAACATGGAGGAGCTGACGGAGGTGATCACAGCTGCAGAGTTCCACCCTCACCAATGTAACACGTTTGTCTACAGCAGCAGCAAAGGCACCATCCGCCTGTGTGACATGCGTGCATCAGCACTTTGTGACAAGCACTCTAAAT TGTTTGAAGAACCTGAGGACCCCAGCAACCGCTCTTTCTTTTCTGAAATCATCTCCTCCATCTCAGACGTGAAGTTCAGTCACAACGGCCGCTACATGATGACCCGAGACTACCTGTCTGTCAAAATCTGGGATCTCAACATGGAGAATCGACCCGTTGAGACCTACCAG GTCCATGAGTACCTCAGGAGTAAGTTGTGCTCTCTTTATGAGAACGACTGCATCTTCGATAAATTCGAATGCTGCTGGAACGGAAATGACAG TGTGGTAATGACTGGATCCTACAACAACTTCTTCCGAATGTTGGACCGCAGCCAGCGGCGGGACGTCACCCTGGAGGCTTCGCGCGAGAGCTGCAAGCCCCGGCAGGTCCTGAAGCCGCGCAGGGTTTGCGCGGGTGGCAAGCGAAAGAAGGATGAGATCAGCGTGGACAGCCTGGACTTCAACAAGAAGATCCTACACACTGCCTGGCACCCGCAGGAAAATATCATCGCCGTGGCAACCACCAACAACCTCTACATCTTCCAGGAAAAAGTGAACTAA
- the LOC127966347 gene encoding BCL2/adenovirus E1B 19 kDa protein-interacting protein 3-like isoform X2, which translates to MSAGPNVRACVPACVRARACAECVRAVLTDSLMQDAQHRATMSDATAPVDNNGEPGLNGSWVELEMNKNATSLSSSAASVPPPLAQIVEEDDGMVGGLEHVPSSSSIHNGDMEKILLDAQHESSRSNSSCDSPPRPPSPQDEGQIIFDVDMRRDSQEEVMEEIRDDDILMKDSDWVADWSSRPENIPPKEFHFRHPRRSVTLSMRKSGAMKKGGIFSAEFLKVFIPSLLLSHILVLGLG; encoded by the exons ATGAGCGCTGGGCCaaatgtgcgtgcgtgtgtgcctgcgtgcgtgcgtgcgcgtgcgTGCGCTGAGTGTGTTCGTGCGGTGCTTACAGACAGTCTTATGCAAGACGCCCAACACAGAGCCACGATGTCCGACGCTACTGCTCCAGTAGACAACAACGGAGAGCCTGGGTTAAACG GGTCATGGGTAGAGCTGGAGATGAACAAAAATGCCACATCTCTCTCTTCCTCCGCTGCCTCAGTGCCGCCCCCTTTAGCCCAGATAGTAGAGGAGGATGATGGGATGGTGGGGGGGCTGGAACATGTTCCCTCGTCATCTTCAATCCACAATGGAGACATGGAAAAAATCCTGCTAGATGCCCAGCATGAATCCAGCCGCAGTAACTCCTCATGCGACAG CCCTCCTCGACCTCCCAGTCCTCAGGATGAAGGCCAGATCATTTTTGACGTGGACATGAGGAGGGACAGTCAG GAGGAAGTCATGGAGGAGATCAGAGACGATGATATCTTGATGAAGGATTCAGACTGGGTCGCAGACTGGTCAAGTAGACCTGAGAATATTCCGCCCAA GGAGTTTCATTTCCGGCACCCGCGACGTTCAGTGACTCTCAGTATGAGGAAGTCTGGAGCCATGAAGAAAGGAGGCATCTTCTCTGCCGAGTTCCTCAAAGTGTTTATCCCCTCGCTGCTTCTGTCCCACATCCTGGTCCTGGGTCTCGGGTAG
- the LOC127966347 gene encoding BCL2/adenovirus E1B 19 kDa protein-interacting protein 3-like isoform X1 — protein MQDAQHRATMSDATAPVDNNGEPGLNGSWVELEMNKNATSLSSSAASVPPPLAQIVEEDDGMVGGLEHVPSSSSIHNGDMEKILLDAQHESSRSNSSCDSPPRPPSPQDEGQIIFDVDMRRDSQEEVMEEIRDDDILMKDSDWVADWSSRPENIPPKEFHFRHPRRSVTLSMRKSGAMKKGGIFSAEFLKVFIPSLLLSHILVLGLGVYIGKRLTTPPASSI, from the exons ATGCAAGACGCCCAACACAGAGCCACGATGTCCGACGCTACTGCTCCAGTAGACAACAACGGAGAGCCTGGGTTAAACG GGTCATGGGTAGAGCTGGAGATGAACAAAAATGCCACATCTCTCTCTTCCTCCGCTGCCTCAGTGCCGCCCCCTTTAGCCCAGATAGTAGAGGAGGATGATGGGATGGTGGGGGGGCTGGAACATGTTCCCTCGTCATCTTCAATCCACAATGGAGACATGGAAAAAATCCTGCTAGATGCCCAGCATGAATCCAGCCGCAGTAACTCCTCATGCGACAG CCCTCCTCGACCTCCCAGTCCTCAGGATGAAGGCCAGATCATTTTTGACGTGGACATGAGGAGGGACAGTCAG GAGGAAGTCATGGAGGAGATCAGAGACGATGATATCTTGATGAAGGATTCAGACTGGGTCGCAGACTGGTCAAGTAGACCTGAGAATATTCCGCCCAA GGAGTTTCATTTCCGGCACCCGCGACGTTCAGTGACTCTCAGTATGAGGAAGTCTGGAGCCATGAAGAAAGGAGGCATCTTCTCTGCCGAGTTCCTCAAAGTGTTTATCCCCTCGCTGCTTCTGTCCCACATCCTGGTCCTGGGTCTCGG GGTCTATATTGGGAAAAGGCTGACAACTCCCCCTGCAAGCTCCATTTGA